The genomic segment GAACTCCATATGTTCATTaccataataatagtaatataaagaattattcAGCTGTAGATATATTCTCACCCAAAAAAACTGGAAAGGAATGTATTAAATGTCTCCCAGATAATTTTTGTGAATGCGAATGTagttgtaaaaataaaacaggTTTTTCAATGAAATATAGACATGCCAGTAAGGGATCTAAAGGATATAGTAAAAAAATGACAAAGACATCTTCTCGTTCCAGACAATGTAACGACTTGCCACTTGAAAAATCAGAACAAGAAACCGAACCGGAATTGGAACCTGAAGTGGAACCTGAAGTAGAACCAGAAGTAGAACCTGAAGTCGAGCCCGAAGTAGAACCAGAAG from the Plasmodium falciparum 3D7 genome assembly, chromosome: 14 genome contains:
- a CDS encoding secreted ookinete adhesive protein, putative, giving the protein MKNFTCFFLLTLLLTLAYGKGVRNKSENRTPYVHYHNNSNIKNYSAVDIFSPKKTGKECIKCLPDNFCECECSCKNKTGFSMKYRHASKGSKGYSKKMTKTSSRSRQCNDLPLEKSEQETEPELEPEVEPEVEPEVEPEVEPEVEPEVEPEVEPEVEPEVDPEVDPENDQGTGSQNNITECYSSCKSVTGVQTEECSCSCSC